The region AACTCCTGCACCTTGAATGATTCTAAATATTAAGAATGATTCAGTTGAAAATGCAAGACAAGCTCCAATTGAACCTAATAGGAATACAGTAATTCCTGCAAGTAGTGATTTTTTAACACCAAATTTTCCTGAAATTTGCCCTGCCGGAACTGTAAATACAGCAACAACAAGGAAAAATATAGTAGGCACCCAATTTTGAATAACGTTATTCATAGCAAAATCCTGTGCTATTGCTGGAACGCCTATTATTATACCATTTGATAAAAACACTGCAAAAAATGAAGTTATAAATGATACAAATATTACATATGTTTCAAATTCAATTTTCATAATTTACCCTCTATTAGTTATTGTCAATAAGTTTCATACCATTAATTGCTATCTGTCTAATTTTTTCTTTTAATTCATAATCATTTTCATCAATTCCAACCTTAATTTCCCAATCAAGTGAAATTTTTCTTATTTTTGGAATTAATTCATCAGCTTTTTTTGTTGTTTTTAACATATATTTACGTCTGTTTTCAGGATTCATATTTCTAGTGATATATCCGTTGTTTTCAAGTTTTTTAAGGGATTTAGCAACATTTGCTTTACTTTCACCATAAATATTGACTAAGTCATCTTGTGAACAGTTAGGATTATCATGAATCAGCATTATATAACGTACTTCACGACCTAAATTAAGTTCCTGGATTTGTGAATTGAGGTATTTTAACTGATTTTTTGATATATTATGAATCCATCCAATTATTGGAGCATTATCAAAAACATCCGGACTTTTATCCATATTTTATCACCTAAATTATTATATTCGAATAAAGCAATATAAATGTTTCTAATGAAACTGTTGTTAATGAAACAATAATGTTGCCTACCAGAAAATAATTTAAAGTAATATGGTCAAATATATAACTAATTTATAAAATGTTTTATGAGGTATGGTTTATGAATAAAATTGAAATCGAATTAACCGATGAACAATTAGAAAAAGTAAAACAATTGGAAGCACAGAACATTAGTGTTGGACAAGCTATTGACATGCTTTTTGAAGTAAAGGAGAAGGCATTATTTGAAATTGAGAAAATTGAAAAATCAGGTTTGATAGATAAAGTTTCAAATATTAATGTTAATAATAAAACTGAAAACCTGGAAGAAAATTATGGTGATTCTGAAAAAACTTATGAAATGGAAGTTCAAGACATCAAACACAGAATTAAATGGGGTAAAGACTTCTTTAAATTCTAACTTTTCTTTTTTTTAAATTTTAATAGTCATTATTTAACTTCTGGGTGTAAAATTGAATAGAAAGACAAAAATAATAATTATTGCAATTTTTTTAATTATAGCAAGCATATTATTCGTTGGAAATAGATTTTTCATACCGCATTATGAAACTATTGCAGACACTGATATAGGTACTGTAGAAGTGGCTACTTATGGAAATGCAAATGCTACAAAATGCATTGCATTAATTACTGGAATTCATCCAAGGGAAACACTGGCTATTAATCCGGAAATTGATGCAGCAAAACAATTTGCAAATGATGATGTTAAAATAATTCATTATAAAGTCACTGTTACAAAAAATGCACAGGACTATAGTAAAGGACGTGCAAATGGTG is a window of Methanobrevibacter gottschalkii DSM 11977 DNA encoding:
- a CDS encoding MarR family winged helix-turn-helix transcriptional regulator, whose product is MDKSPDVFDNAPIIGWIHNISKNQLKYLNSQIQELNLGREVRYIMLIHDNPNCSQDDLVNIYGESKANVAKSLKKLENNGYITRNMNPENRRKYMLKTTKKADELIPKIRKISLDWEIKVGIDENDYELKEKIRQIAINGMKLIDNN